The Novosphingobium kaempferiae genome includes a window with the following:
- a CDS encoding DUF448 domain-containing protein: MRNPRNERVSSDIDGNTAERTCILSGGKAARGEFIRLAISPDGLVLPDVHARAPGRGAWIGVSRADLEIAMSKNKLKGVLARAYKGAPLTIPDDLADRIEAALVRALTDRLGLELKSGRLLMGSDRIAQNAREGRVEWLAHAADAREDGSRKLDQAWRVGSEAEGSGLKGVTLPLDRDTLSVALGRDNVVHLALNDRGAAERVDTLLQRLLHFQGQIPAGDNAGRASGATGLDDGNGAASAVSVTTN, encoded by the coding sequence ATGCGGAATCCTCGCAATGAGCGCGTAAGCTCCGACATCGACGGCAACACGGCGGAGAGGACTTGCATCCTCTCCGGCGGGAAAGCTGCGCGGGGAGAGTTCATCCGTCTGGCGATCTCGCCTGACGGGCTGGTGCTCCCCGACGTCCACGCGCGTGCCCCCGGGCGCGGCGCGTGGATCGGCGTATCGCGCGCAGACCTTGAAATCGCGATGTCGAAGAACAAGCTTAAGGGAGTACTGGCGCGGGCCTATAAAGGCGCGCCGCTCACCATTCCCGACGACCTGGCGGATCGGATCGAGGCTGCGCTCGTGCGCGCGCTGACCGACCGGCTGGGCCTCGAACTGAAATCGGGCAGGCTGCTCATGGGCTCGGACCGCATCGCGCAGAACGCGCGTGAGGGCCGGGTGGAGTGGCTCGCCCATGCCGCCGACGCGCGAGAAGACGGCTCGCGCAAGCTCGATCAGGCCTGGAGGGTCGGGAGCGAGGCGGAAGGAAGCGGTCTTAAAGGCGTAACCTTGCCTCTGGACCGGGACACGCTGTCTGTGGCATTGGGCCGCGACAACGTCGTTCACCTGGCGCTGAACGATCGCGGAGCGGCTGAACGAGTCGATACGCTGCTGCAGCGCCTTCTGCATTTCCAGGGGCAGATCCCCGCAGGGGACAATGCTGGCCGGGCATCCGGCGCGACCGGCTTGGATGATGGCAACGGAGCGGCATCGGCCGTGTCCGTCACGACGAATTGA